In a single window of the Elaeis guineensis isolate ETL-2024a chromosome 6, EG11, whole genome shotgun sequence genome:
- the LOC105060011 gene encoding protein LATERAL BRANCHING OXIDOREDUCTASE 1 — MKGKKHNKNLQQAEDKKRPDSLYPINHERTQASRDPQPLSNSHNPCVRRGKDMGSLVDAAFVQAPEHRPKPTATEAVVGIPRIDLSPVLHSPIPTAGGAAPPAVSSLLAEVEAACRDWGFFQVINHGVPSELQDNIMAASKGFFALPAEEKWKMKRDEVNPLGYYDTEHTKNVRDWKEVFDFIVDEVPVPGTDEFLSLRNRWPEYPPGFREACEKYAKAVNELAFRLLELIALTLGLPAKRLNGFFKDQSSFIRLNHYPPCPSPHLALGVGRHKDPGALTILAQDDVSGLDVKRRSDGEWIRVKPIPNSYIINVGDIVQVWSNDKYESAEHRVSVNSERERFSIPFFFNPAHYVEVQPLEELIDEKKSPAKYNAYNWGEFFKSRKNSNFKKLEVENTQIYHFKKVV, encoded by the exons ATGAAGGGCAAGAAACACAACAAAAATTTGCAACAAGCGGAAGATAAAAAGCGTCCAGATTCGCTGTATCCAATCAACCACGAAAGAACCCAGGCAAGTAGAGATCCCCAGCCACTCTCGAACTCCCATAATCCTTGCGTGCGTAGAGGAAAAGATATGGGTTCTCTAGTGGATGCAGCCTTCGTCCAAGCTCCCGAGCACCGACCCAAACCCACCGCCACAGAGGCGGTCGTTGGCATCCCACGGATCGACCTCTCCCCCGTCCTCCACTCCCCCATCCCCACCGCCGGCGGCGCCGCCCCGCCGGCCGTCTCCAGTCTGCTAGCGGAGGTGGAGGCGGCGTGCCGGGATTGGGGGTTCTTCCAGGTGATCAACCACGGGGTTCCTTCAGAGCTGCAGGACAACATCATGGCAGCGTCCAAGGGATTCTTCGCGCTGCCGGCGGAGGAGAAGTGGAAGATGAAGAGGGATGAAGTGAATCCGCTCGGGTACTACGACACGGAGCATACAAAGAATGTGAGGGACTGGAAGGAGGTGTTCGACTTCATCGTTGACGAGGTGCCCGTGCCCGGAACTGATGAGTTCCTCTCGCTTAGGAACCGGTGGCCAGAATATCCTCCAGGATTTAG GGAGGCATGTGAGAAATATGCCAAAGCTGTGAATGAATTAGCTTTCAGGTTGCTGGAGCTGATTGCACTGACTTTGGGCTTGCCAGCCAAGCGATTGAATGGATTCTTTAAAGATCAATCTAGCTTCATCCGCCTCAATCACTACCCTCCATGCCCCTCCCCTCATCTCGCCCTAGGTGTCGGCCGGCATAAGGATCCTGGAGCTCTCACCATCCTGGCTCAAGATGATGTTAGTGGGCTTGATGTCAAGAGGCGATCTGACGGCGAGTGGATCCGTGTCAAGCCAATTCCCAACTCTTATATTATCAATGTTGGCGACATTGTTCAG GTCTGGAGCAATGATAAATATGAGAGCGCAGAGCATAGGGTGTCAGTGAACTCAGAGAGGGAGAGATTCTCCATTCCTTTCTTCTTCAATCCGGCACATTATGTGGAAGTGCAGCCATTAGAGGAGCTTATAGATGAAAAGAAGAGCCCGGCTAAGTACAATGCCTACAATTGGGGAGAGTTCTTTAAGTCAAGGAAAAATAGCAATTTTAAAAAGCTGGAGGTAGAAAACACCCAAATTTATCATTTCAAGAAGGTGGTATGA